One genomic segment of Chitinophaga sancti includes these proteins:
- a CDS encoding MBL fold metallo-hydrolase, with protein sequence MKIAFHGAARTVTGSKHLITLKNGKKILLDCGMFQGMGKDTDAMNFDLGFDPSTVTMMVLSHAHIDHTGLIPLLVKRGFKGHIFCTPATFDLTQILLMDSARIQEEDVRFTNKKRRKIGLPQEEPLYTVDDAKKSMSVFKKVKSYKEWHRIDDEVEVMFTDAGHIIGSAAVTLRIIEGGKPTIITFSGDIGRYNDAILKSPDTFPQADYILMESTYGSTLHAEAAPGTDVLLNYIHDTCKVKKGKLIIPAFSVGRTQELLYALNKAQLDGKLPKVDIFVDSPLSMEATEVVTAHPELFNKTVARLLQFDDDVFDFPGLHFIESVDESKNLNFRQEPCVIISASGMAEAGRVKHHIANNISDTKNTILMVGYCEPQSLGGRLMRGAKEVSIYGTRYEVRAEVGSIRSMSAHGDYEDLSQWLSCQNPKEVKKLFLVHGEYEVQQIFRNWLLKKGFGDIEVPERHSEVGLG encoded by the coding sequence ATGAAGATAGCCTTTCATGGGGCGGCACGAACTGTTACCGGTTCGAAACACCTGATTACATTAAAGAATGGGAAAAAGATCTTATTGGATTGTGGTATGTTCCAGGGTATGGGGAAGGACACAGATGCCATGAACTTTGACCTGGGTTTTGACCCTTCTACCGTCACCATGATGGTATTATCCCATGCACATATTGACCACACAGGACTTATTCCCCTGTTGGTTAAAAGGGGGTTTAAAGGCCATATCTTTTGTACCCCCGCTACATTCGACCTCACCCAGATCCTTTTGATGGACTCCGCCAGGATCCAGGAAGAGGATGTAAGGTTTACCAATAAAAAACGCCGGAAAATAGGATTGCCGCAGGAAGAGCCTTTGTATACAGTGGATGATGCAAAAAAGAGCATGTCTGTTTTCAAAAAGGTAAAGAGCTATAAAGAATGGCACAGAATAGATGACGAGGTGGAAGTGATGTTTACAGATGCGGGCCATATCATAGGTAGTGCGGCGGTGACCCTGCGTATAATAGAAGGGGGCAAACCAACGATCATTACTTTCAGTGGGGATATCGGCAGGTACAATGATGCGATCCTGAAATCGCCGGATACTTTTCCACAGGCAGATTACATACTCATGGAATCTACCTATGGCAGTACCCTTCATGCAGAGGCGGCACCAGGTACCGATGTTTTGCTGAATTATATACATGATACCTGTAAGGTGAAGAAAGGAAAGCTGATCATACCGGCATTCAGTGTAGGTCGTACTCAGGAATTGCTATATGCGCTGAATAAGGCGCAGCTGGATGGTAAGCTGCCAAAGGTGGATATCTTTGTGGATAGTCCGCTTTCCATGGAAGCGACAGAGGTGGTGACTGCTCATCCGGAGTTGTTTAATAAGACTGTAGCGAGGCTGTTGCAGTTCGATGACGATGTATTTGATTTTCCGGGGTTGCATTTTATAGAATCAGTGGATGAGTCAAAGAACCTCAATTTCCGTCAGGAACCGTGTGTGATCATTTCAGCCTCGGGTATGGCGGAAGCGGGTAGAGTAAAGCATCATATTGCTAATAATATCAGTGATACTAAGAATACCATCCTGATGGTGGGTTATTGTGAACCACAATCTTTGGGGGGCCGGTTGATGAGAGGAGCGAAAGAGGTATCAATTTATGGTACCCGCTATGAGGTGAGGGCAGAAGTGGGAAGTATCCGGTCGATGAGTGCCCATGGAGATTATGAGGACCTGAGCCAGTGGTTGTCTTGTCAGAACCCAAAGGAAGTGAAGAAGTTGTTTTTGGTGCACGGGGAGTATGAGGTGCAGCAGATATTCAGGAATTGGTTGTTGAAAAAGGGATTTGGGGATATAGAGGTGCCGGAAAGGCATTCTGAGGTTGGATTGGGGTAA
- the ppk1 gene encoding polyphosphate kinase 1 → MNTPLYDRDLSWLSFNYRVLSMAKDPAVPLYERIRFLSIFSSNLDEFFRVRMPAVMAVNKLVRDNPEVAGEETLSTDTLPIIQQEINRQLGEFGHTLTQQLLPALRDNRVDLYYNQEILSSHLSPMREYFQTKIQGFLQPFWLDKKKPKDAFLENNQLYLVVSVSPENEPDRLQYAVVNIPSSELPRFFELPQVQDVSYIVMLDDIIRENVGWLFPGYTVNGCYSIKITRDAETDMNELASDILDQVETMIAKRELGIPTRFLYDSSMPLALKQLLGNYFSILPQEMVPGGRYHNLKDLADLPMPVKSPLFTYPKQPSAHLPQLDKVPHLLEEVSQRDIILHPPYQRYEYILRFFNEAATDPNVKEIYITLYRIAASSQIANALISAARNGKQVTVFVELKARFDEANNIRWAKKMKAAGVKIIYSIPGLKVHAKIALVKRKRGYQWDYAGLMATGNFNESTARFYTDHVLLTAHPGITQELELLFLYLQARQQPDKYDYLEFNHLLVAQFNLKTRFSELIDREIANVKAGKPAHITIKLNNLQEKDMIAKLYEASEAGVQVDLIARSICCLQPDQLESSNIKVRRIVDRYLEHARVFIFHNNGEEEVYMGSADWMNRNIHRRIEVCFPVYAKELAAQLKEIINLQLADNTNAVMLDAQLYNIPLTPEKGAPAVNAQLGIYQYIQSLENDRH, encoded by the coding sequence ATGAATACTCCACTGTATGACCGTGATCTGAGCTGGTTATCATTTAACTACAGGGTGCTGAGCATGGCCAAAGACCCTGCGGTGCCGCTATATGAGCGCATTCGCTTCCTGTCCATCTTCTCCTCGAACTTAGATGAGTTCTTCCGTGTACGTATGCCCGCTGTCATGGCAGTGAATAAACTGGTGCGCGACAATCCCGAAGTAGCAGGGGAAGAAACTCTCTCTACCGATACGCTTCCCATTATTCAACAGGAGATTAACAGACAGCTGGGAGAATTTGGGCATACCCTCACCCAACAACTCCTGCCTGCATTAAGAGATAACAGGGTTGATCTTTACTATAACCAGGAGATCCTCTCTTCGCACCTGTCTCCTATGCGGGAATACTTCCAGACAAAGATCCAGGGCTTTCTGCAGCCTTTTTGGCTGGACAAGAAAAAGCCCAAAGATGCATTTTTGGAGAATAACCAACTTTATCTGGTAGTATCCGTTTCTCCTGAAAACGAACCTGATCGTCTGCAATATGCAGTGGTCAATATTCCGAGCAGTGAACTGCCCCGTTTTTTTGAACTCCCACAAGTTCAGGATGTCAGCTACATCGTGATGCTGGACGACATTATCCGGGAAAATGTAGGCTGGCTGTTTCCGGGATATACTGTCAACGGTTGCTACAGTATCAAGATCACCCGCGATGCAGAAACCGATATGAACGAATTGGCAAGCGATATACTGGACCAGGTAGAAACCATGATAGCCAAAAGGGAACTGGGTATACCTACCCGTTTTCTTTATGACAGCAGCATGCCATTGGCCTTGAAACAATTACTGGGTAATTACTTCAGTATCCTGCCACAGGAAATGGTGCCGGGAGGCCGTTACCACAACCTGAAGGATTTAGCAGACCTGCCCATGCCGGTAAAGTCACCGCTGTTTACCTATCCTAAGCAGCCTTCGGCTCACCTGCCACAACTGGATAAGGTACCGCACCTGCTGGAAGAGGTATCACAAAGGGATATCATTCTCCATCCCCCTTACCAGCGATATGAGTACATTCTCCGTTTCTTTAATGAAGCGGCGACTGATCCCAATGTCAAAGAAATTTACATCACACTATATCGCATTGCAGCCAGTTCACAGATTGCCAATGCCCTTATCAGCGCTGCCCGCAACGGCAAGCAGGTAACGGTGTTCGTAGAGCTGAAAGCCCGTTTTGATGAAGCCAACAATATCCGTTGGGCCAAGAAGATGAAGGCAGCTGGTGTGAAGATCATCTATAGCATTCCGGGTTTGAAGGTGCATGCCAAGATTGCCCTGGTAAAACGAAAACGTGGCTACCAATGGGATTATGCCGGGCTGATGGCCACGGGTAATTTCAATGAAAGCACCGCCCGTTTTTATACAGATCATGTATTGCTCACAGCACATCCGGGTATTACCCAGGAACTGGAGCTGTTGTTCTTATATCTACAGGCCCGTCAGCAACCGGATAAGTACGATTACCTGGAATTCAATCACCTGCTGGTGGCGCAGTTTAACCTGAAGACCCGGTTCTCGGAGTTGATAGACAGGGAGATTGCGAATGTAAAAGCAGGTAAACCGGCACATATCACTATCAAGCTGAATAACTTGCAGGAAAAGGATATGATTGCCAAACTGTACGAAGCCAGCGAAGCAGGGGTACAGGTAGACCTCATCGCACGAAGCATCTGTTGTCTGCAACCCGACCAGCTTGAAAGCAGCAATATCAAAGTAAGAAGAATTGTAGACCGCTACCTGGAACATGCGCGGGTATTCATCTTCCATAATAATGGGGAAGAGGAAGTGTATATGGGTTCTGCAGACTGGATGAACCGCAATATCCACAGGCGTATAGAAGTGTGTTTTCCGGTATATGCAAAGGAACTGGCTGCTCAGCTGAAGGAGATTATCAATCTTCAACTGGCAGACAACACGAATGCAGTGATGCTGGATGCGCAGTTATACAATATACCTTTGACTCCTGAAAAGGGTGCCCCTGCTGTCAATGCCCAGCTGGGAATCTATCAATATATTCAATCACTGGAAAATGACCGTCATTAG
- a CDS encoding SdiA-regulated domain-containing protein, which translates to MTLRHLLIVCLLFTSCNYYNNRDKKYESPKGYKLEEPTRFHVRQSMQEISGIVLAPDEHHILAINDEQGRVFSIDLTGNTPYPNWKFDKSGDYEDLATDGKNWLVLKSKGHLYQVTGLFSDSTDAINYKLPIDGKNEFETLYYDPRNDGMIMICKACADDKDKGYNTAYRFDMKTWTFDDNPFYRINIADIERLSGEKMTLFKPSAAAIHPIEKRLYIMSAVNRLLVITDLDGKVQEAYNLKHTIFRQPEGISFAPNGDMYISNESADESSANILKFKYNQRPL; encoded by the coding sequence ATGACTCTACGACATTTATTAATAGTTTGCCTGTTGTTTACTTCATGTAATTATTACAACAACAGGGATAAAAAATACGAATCTCCGAAAGGATATAAACTTGAGGAACCCACCCGGTTTCATGTAAGACAGTCCATGCAAGAGATTTCAGGCATTGTACTGGCGCCGGATGAACACCATATTCTGGCTATCAACGATGAACAGGGCCGTGTATTTTCTATCGATTTAACAGGCAATACGCCTTACCCCAACTGGAAATTCGACAAGAGCGGGGATTATGAAGACCTCGCTACCGACGGCAAAAACTGGCTGGTACTGAAAAGCAAGGGGCACCTCTATCAGGTGACAGGTCTTTTTTCTGACTCAACTGATGCCATCAATTATAAACTACCAATAGATGGCAAAAACGAGTTTGAAACCCTCTACTATGATCCCCGCAATGATGGAATGATCATGATTTGCAAAGCCTGTGCTGATGATAAGGACAAGGGCTATAATACCGCCTACCGCTTTGATATGAAGACATGGACATTTGATGATAATCCATTCTACCGTATCAATATCGCAGATATTGAACGTCTTAGCGGCGAAAAAATGACCCTGTTCAAGCCATCAGCAGCTGCCATTCACCCTATTGAAAAGCGGCTGTACATAATGTCTGCTGTAAATAGACTGTTAGTGATCACTGACCTGGATGGAAAAGTACAGGAAGCCTATAATCTGAAACATACGATATTCCGACAACCGGAAGGCATTTCTTTTGCCCCGAATGGCGATATGTATATTTCGAATGAATCAGCTGATGAATCGTCGGCCAATATCCTTAAGTTTAAATATAACCAAAGACCTCTGTAA
- a CDS encoding thioredoxin family protein yields the protein MTVISRIFIALLCLCANTTLSAQEKHTLDLEHIYDPGADAAADLAAIQQQAAAAKKHILVQVGGNWCIWCKRFYKFTEEDSTLKSLLKRNFIVYHLNYSKENKNLPILQKLGYPQRFGFPVIVILDAKGNRLHTQDTGLLESADSYDEKKIAMLLKQWGPDALNPAYYTNQ from the coding sequence ATGACCGTCATTAGTCGCATTTTCATCGCCTTACTGTGCCTTTGTGCCAATACTACTTTGTCCGCACAGGAAAAGCATACCCTGGACCTTGAGCATATCTATGATCCGGGTGCCGATGCTGCGGCAGACCTGGCAGCTATTCAGCAACAGGCAGCGGCTGCCAAAAAACATATATTGGTACAGGTAGGCGGCAACTGGTGCATATGGTGCAAGCGATTTTATAAATTTACGGAAGAGGATAGCACGTTGAAAAGCCTGCTGAAAAGGAACTTTATCGTATATCATCTGAACTATAGCAAGGAGAATAAGAACCTGCCTATATTGCAAAAGCTGGGTTATCCACAGCGTTTCGGTTTCCCGGTTATCGTGATCCTGGATGCAAAGGGCAACAGACTACATACACAGGATACCGGGTTACTGGAATCCGCAGATTCATATGATGAGAAGAAGATAGCGATGCTATTGAAGCAATGGGGCCCGGATGCACTCAACCCTGCTTATTACACTAATCAATGA
- a CDS encoding DUF4442 domain-containing protein — MIKFQRLVTQPWKFSLFLLYKLPAAWLAGVRVQQLTPAVCITSVPFRWLSQNPFKSTYFACLAMAAEMSTGLPAMWFTSDAAPARVSMLVTGMQASFLKKASGKTYFTCEELDGMQAAIQHAVASGEPVAITVNTTGKSHDGTVIATFAITWSFKKR, encoded by the coding sequence ATGATAAAATTCCAACGTTTAGTAACACAGCCCTGGAAATTTTCCCTGTTTTTGTTGTATAAATTACCGGCAGCATGGCTGGCAGGGGTAAGGGTACAACAATTGACCCCTGCTGTTTGTATCACTTCCGTACCTTTCAGGTGGTTGTCACAGAATCCTTTTAAGTCTACCTATTTTGCCTGTTTGGCTATGGCGGCAGAAATGAGTACGGGATTGCCGGCTATGTGGTTTACTTCCGATGCGGCACCTGCCCGGGTATCCATGTTAGTAACGGGCATGCAGGCCAGCTTTCTGAAGAAAGCCTCTGGAAAGACTTATTTTACATGTGAAGAACTGGACGGGATGCAGGCAGCTATACAGCATGCAGTAGCTTCGGGGGAGCCTGTCGCCATCACCGTCAATACTACTGGCAAAAGCCACGATGGCACAGTAATTGCCACGTTCGCGATCACCTGGTCGTTTAAGAAACGCTGA
- a CDS encoding M1 family metallopeptidase → MSKSLKQALKGLLVVCLTGSMCYSPAYAQQPDNANDPLLKIYRATATRVNDLSHTKLDVRFDYAKRYLYGKAWLTLKPHFYATDSLTLDAKGMDIKTVALVKGGKNTPLKYTYDSTQLHIQLDKVYGRTESYTVYIDYVARPEEISASGSAAITDAKGLYFINPDGTDKNKPIQIWTQGETESNSVWFPTIDKTAQKCTEEISMTVEKKYVTLSNGKLVSQKNNPDGTRTDTWKMDLPHSPYLFMMAVGEFAIVKEQWRGKEVSYYVEKAYEPYAKAIFGNTPEMLTFYSNILGYEYAWPKYAQIVVRDYVSGAMENTTATLHGDFVQKTDRELLDNNNYNESVIAHELFHHWFGDLVTAESWSNLTLNESFADYSEYLWLEHKYGKDEADAHALEAMESYKQFAEYAGDRDLVRFHYHDKEDMFDAVSYQKGGRILHMLRNVVGDSAFFKSLNLYLKTNAFKPAEAHQLRLAFEEVTGEDLNWFFNQWYFGDGFPKLDVSYQYNDGAKTVTVNITQTQESGKIFQLPMAIDIYAGGKTERHLVNVTDKTASFTFPYTTKPDLVNVDADKVLLADIADHRDLNTYIFQFNNAPNYLDRREALEACLKDQSNTGARKVVIAALKDKFYGIRSLAIKGLNMSDDAVKSAALPLLQQIAKNDNNATVRAAALRQLGSLRENQYASLFEGATKDKSYAAAGAALTSLSSIDADKAYTLAKQMEATSKGALRNAIANVYSKKGNEDDIAFFSKTFDEASGQEKVEDAIQYITILANVDNADIVIKGVGQIRDMVKTFNNKMVTNYMVNMLQPVAKRKLDKATIATADKKADLMKQYDYIKKVISELKD, encoded by the coding sequence ATGTCTAAATCTTTAAAGCAAGCACTAAAAGGCCTGCTGGTAGTATGTCTGACTGGAAGCATGTGTTATTCCCCCGCTTATGCACAGCAACCAGACAATGCCAATGATCCTCTGCTGAAGATCTACAGAGCCACTGCAACAAGAGTGAACGACCTCTCCCATACTAAACTAGATGTCCGCTTTGATTACGCCAAAAGATATCTGTATGGTAAAGCCTGGCTGACCCTTAAGCCTCACTTCTATGCTACCGATTCCCTGACCCTGGATGCCAAAGGTATGGATATCAAAACCGTTGCACTTGTAAAAGGTGGTAAAAACACCCCATTGAAGTATACTTACGACAGCACCCAGCTGCATATCCAACTGGATAAAGTATATGGCCGCACCGAATCGTATACTGTATATATAGATTATGTGGCCAGACCAGAAGAAATCAGTGCCTCCGGCAGCGCAGCTATCACTGACGCCAAAGGCCTGTATTTTATCAATCCTGATGGCACGGACAAAAATAAGCCAATCCAGATCTGGACACAGGGTGAAACCGAATCCAACTCTGTATGGTTCCCTACTATTGATAAGACCGCCCAGAAATGTACCGAAGAGATCAGTATGACTGTCGAAAAGAAATACGTGACCCTCTCCAATGGTAAACTGGTAAGCCAAAAGAATAACCCGGATGGTACCCGTACCGATACCTGGAAGATGGACCTACCCCACTCCCCTTACCTGTTCATGATGGCAGTAGGTGAATTCGCTATCGTAAAGGAACAATGGCGTGGCAAAGAAGTGAGCTACTATGTGGAAAAAGCCTATGAACCATACGCTAAAGCCATTTTCGGTAATACCCCCGAAATGCTCACCTTCTATTCCAACATCCTTGGCTATGAGTATGCATGGCCTAAGTATGCCCAGATTGTAGTAAGAGACTATGTATCCGGTGCTATGGAAAATACCACCGCCACCCTGCATGGCGATTTCGTACAGAAAACAGACAGAGAACTGCTGGATAATAACAATTACAATGAATCTGTTATCGCCCACGAACTCTTCCATCACTGGTTTGGTGATCTGGTAACAGCTGAGTCATGGAGCAACCTGACCCTGAATGAGTCTTTTGCCGACTACAGTGAATACCTTTGGCTGGAACATAAATATGGTAAAGACGAAGCTGACGCACATGCGCTGGAAGCTATGGAAAGCTATAAGCAGTTCGCCGAATATGCCGGTGACCGTGACCTGGTGCGTTTCCATTACCATGACAAGGAAGATATGTTCGACGCTGTGAGCTACCAGAAAGGTGGCCGTATCCTGCACATGCTTCGCAATGTTGTAGGTGATAGCGCCTTCTTCAAATCCCTGAACCTCTACCTGAAGACCAATGCCTTCAAACCTGCTGAAGCTCATCAGCTGCGCCTGGCCTTTGAAGAAGTAACCGGTGAGGACCTGAACTGGTTCTTTAACCAATGGTATTTTGGCGATGGTTTCCCTAAACTGGATGTAAGCTACCAATACAATGACGGAGCTAAAACCGTGACTGTCAATATCACCCAGACCCAGGAATCCGGAAAGATATTCCAGTTGCCAATGGCAATTGATATCTATGCAGGTGGTAAAACAGAACGTCACCTGGTGAATGTGACCGATAAAACGGCTTCCTTCACTTTCCCTTATACAACCAAACCAGACCTGGTGAATGTAGATGCGGACAAAGTACTGCTGGCTGATATCGCTGATCACAGAGACCTGAACACCTACATCTTCCAGTTCAACAATGCACCTAACTACCTGGATCGCAGGGAAGCTCTGGAAGCTTGTCTGAAAGATCAGTCTAATACCGGAGCCCGCAAGGTGGTAATTGCTGCCCTGAAAGATAAATTCTATGGAATTCGCTCTCTGGCTATTAAAGGGCTGAATATGAGCGACGATGCAGTAAAATCTGCCGCCCTGCCTTTATTACAGCAAATTGCGAAGAACGATAACAATGCTACAGTACGTGCTGCAGCTCTGAGACAACTGGGTAGTCTGAGAGAGAATCAGTACGCCTCCCTGTTCGAAGGAGCAACTAAAGACAAGTCGTATGCTGCTGCAGGTGCGGCACTGACAAGCCTCTCATCTATTGATGCAGATAAAGCTTATACTTTAGCGAAGCAAATGGAAGCTACCTCTAAAGGAGCACTGCGCAATGCAATTGCAAATGTGTATTCAAAAAAGGGGAATGAAGATGACATCGCATTCTTTTCCAAAACCTTTGATGAAGCAAGTGGTCAGGAAAAGGTGGAAGATGCGATTCAGTATATCACAATCCTGGCAAATGTGGATAACGCTGATATCGTGATCAAAGGCGTCGGCCAGATCAGGGATATGGTGAAAACCTTCAATAACAAGATGGTGACTAATTATATGGTAAATATGCTGCAGCCTGTGGCCAAGAGAAAACTGGACAAGGCAACCATCGCAACTGCTGATAAAAAAGCGGACCTGATGAAGCAATATGATTATATTAAGAAAGTGATCAGTGAGTTAAAGGACTAA
- a CDS encoding biotin/lipoyl-containing protein: MIKAIVNGTTSFAINTAPEGLSCNGQAVQWSGLELPTGNYSVILDGRSYTAQVINIDKDAKKVKVLIEQQAYEVAIEEPIDQLLAAMGINQGATRKVNDIKAPMPGMVLKVLVSPGQEIKKGDPVLILEAMKMENVFKATADAIVKEIKVSERTAVEKGEVLVILE; the protein is encoded by the coding sequence ATGATCAAAGCAATCGTAAATGGCACCACGTCATTTGCAATCAATACGGCACCTGAGGGGCTCTCCTGCAATGGGCAGGCCGTACAATGGTCTGGGCTGGAATTGCCTACCGGCAATTATAGTGTAATATTGGATGGGCGGAGTTATACAGCTCAGGTCATCAACATAGACAAAGACGCAAAAAAGGTAAAAGTCCTGATTGAGCAACAGGCATACGAGGTCGCTATCGAAGAGCCGATAGACCAGCTGCTGGCAGCCATGGGTATCAACCAAGGTGCCACTCGCAAGGTAAACGATATTAAGGCCCCAATGCCCGGAATGGTACTGAAAGTATTGGTTTCGCCAGGCCAGGAAATTAAGAAAGGCGATCCGGTACTTATTCTGGAAGCCATGAAAATGGAGAATGTATTTAAGGCAACTGCAGATGCAATCGTTAAGGAAATCAAGGTTTCTGAACGAACAGCTGTTGAAAAAGGGGAGGTCCTCGTTATATTGGAATAG
- a CDS encoding Pycsar system effector family protein yields MQTSVIIDAAQQYVTTQYQDHPHPNLVYHNLEHTRQVVAAAAQISAHYRLQDTDLLVVYIAAWFHDLGYLLGESKTHEQTGASLARNFLNEQKVPLNIQAQVTGCIMATKMPQEPHNLLEEIVCDADLFNFGTKEFRKRTKVLHQEIELTHEKEITGADWTAGTLKLLEGHHYHTAYCQALLQEQKEENIAWLKKRLEKQEDKAEKKGEKKGEKLEEVVAKESKKLKIDKPEKNNKEPKAGRGVETMFRTTSSNHIRLSAMADSKAHIMISVNSIIVSVILGVLFRKLEDYPNLIIPSVLFLTTGVITIIFSVLATRPNVNKGKFIREDIVNKKTNLLFFGNFHEMELEQYKWGMTEMMKDSDYLYGSMIQDIYHLGVVLGKKYKQLRIAYNIFMFGLIISVLAFVIAVLFFPVHN; encoded by the coding sequence ATGCAGACAAGTGTAATCATCGACGCCGCACAACAATATGTGACAACACAGTACCAGGATCATCCTCACCCCAATCTGGTGTACCATAACCTGGAACATACCAGACAGGTTGTTGCAGCAGCAGCGCAGATTTCAGCGCATTACCGGTTACAGGATACCGACCTTTTAGTCGTGTATATAGCCGCCTGGTTTCATGACCTGGGCTACCTGCTGGGGGAGTCTAAAACACATGAACAGACAGGTGCTTCGCTGGCCCGTAATTTTCTAAATGAACAAAAGGTACCGTTAAATATACAAGCGCAGGTGACTGGTTGTATTATGGCTACCAAAATGCCACAGGAACCGCACAACCTGCTGGAAGAGATCGTTTGTGATGCAGACCTCTTCAACTTTGGTACGAAGGAGTTCAGGAAGCGGACCAAGGTATTGCACCAGGAAATAGAGCTTACCCATGAGAAAGAGATTACTGGTGCTGATTGGACAGCAGGTACATTAAAACTGCTGGAAGGGCATCATTACCATACTGCTTACTGTCAGGCCCTCTTGCAGGAGCAAAAAGAAGAGAACATTGCATGGCTGAAAAAACGCCTGGAGAAACAGGAGGATAAAGCAGAGAAGAAGGGAGAGAAAAAAGGAGAGAAGTTAGAAGAAGTCGTTGCTAAGGAAAGTAAAAAGCTGAAAATCGATAAGCCGGAAAAGAATAACAAAGAACCGAAAGCCGGTAGAGGAGTGGAGACCATGTTCCGTACCACTTCCTCCAATCATATCCGGCTGAGTGCCATGGCCGACAGCAAGGCGCATATCATGATTTCGGTGAATTCTATCATTGTATCCGTGATACTCGGTGTGCTCTTCCGCAAGCTGGAAGACTATCCTAACCTGATCATCCCTTCAGTATTATTCCTCACTACAGGTGTGATCACCATTATCTTCTCAGTACTGGCTACCCGTCCAAATGTGAATAAAGGTAAGTTTATCAGGGAAGACATCGTCAATAAAAAGACAAACCTCCTCTTCTTTGGCAACTTCCATGAAATGGAGCTTGAGCAGTATAAATGGGGTATGACAGAGATGATGAAAGATAGCGATTACCTTTATGGCAGCATGATCCAGGATATCTACCACCTTGGGGTAGTACTGGGTAAAAAGTATAAACAACTGCGCATTGCGTACAACATATTTATGTTTGGTCTGATCATTTCAGTGTTGGCATTTGTGATAGCCGTGCTGTTCTTCCCTGTGCATAACTAA